In Picosynechococcus sp. PCC 7002, the following are encoded in one genomic region:
- a CDS encoding citrate synthase: protein MTTGCEFKPGLEGIPAAQSSISFVDGKNGILEYRGIPIQELAEKSSFLEVAYLLIWGELPTYQELEDFKNDILYHRRIKYRIRDMMKCFPETGHPMDSLQTSAAALGLFYSRRALDDPEYIRHAVVRLLAKIPTMVAAANSMRKGNDPVQPNDSLDYAANFLYMMTERRPYDLQAKIFDICLMLHAEHTINASTFSAMVTASTLTDPYAVIASAVGTLAGPLHGGANEEVLLMLEEIGSVENVRGYVETCVANKQKIMGFGHRVYKVKDPRAVILQRLAEELFELEGEDPYYKIALELEKIVEEKYGHKGIFANVDFYSGLVYRKLGIPSDLFTPLFAIARVAGWLAHWKEQLGVNRIFRPTQVYTGVHNQIYIPVEKRG from the coding sequence ATGACGACTGGTTGCGAATTTAAACCCGGCTTAGAAGGAATTCCTGCAGCCCAATCCAGCATTAGCTTCGTCGATGGAAAAAATGGCATCCTCGAATACCGGGGGATCCCGATTCAAGAATTGGCCGAAAAAAGTTCTTTCCTCGAAGTTGCCTACCTCCTGATCTGGGGTGAACTGCCGACCTACCAGGAACTTGAAGATTTTAAAAACGATATTCTCTATCATCGTCGGATTAAATACCGCATCCGAGACATGATGAAATGTTTTCCGGAAACCGGTCACCCGATGGATTCTCTGCAAACGTCGGCGGCGGCCCTGGGGCTATTTTATTCCCGGCGTGCCTTGGATGATCCAGAGTACATTCGCCACGCTGTTGTTCGTCTGTTAGCCAAAATCCCCACCATGGTTGCGGCGGCCAATTCGATGCGCAAAGGAAATGATCCGGTTCAGCCCAACGATAGCCTTGATTATGCGGCGAATTTTCTCTACATGATGACCGAGCGTCGCCCCTACGATCTCCAGGCGAAGATTTTTGATATTTGCTTGATGCTCCACGCCGAACACACGATCAATGCTTCCACTTTTTCGGCGATGGTGACGGCTTCTACCTTGACGGATCCCTACGCGGTGATTGCGTCTGCCGTTGGCACCTTGGCCGGGCCGTTGCATGGAGGGGCGAACGAAGAAGTGCTTTTGATGCTCGAAGAAATTGGCTCCGTCGAAAATGTTCGTGGGTATGTCGAGACCTGTGTCGCGAATAAACAAAAGATCATGGGCTTCGGCCACCGGGTTTATAAGGTTAAAGATCCCCGGGCGGTGATCCTCCAGAGGTTAGCGGAGGAACTGTTCGAACTCGAAGGGGAAGACCCGTACTACAAGATTGCCCTGGAATTAGAAAAAATCGTTGAGGAAAAATACGGCCACAAGGGGATTTTCGCCAACGTTGATTTCTATTCGGGCTTGGTTTACCGCAAGTTAGGGATTCCGAGCGATCTATTTACGCCCTTGTTTGCGATCGCCAGGGTTGCAGGTTGGCTCGCCCACTGGAAAGAACAACTGGGTGTCAACCGGATTTTCCGACCGACCCAGGTCTATACCGGTGTGCATAATCAAATCTATATTCCAGTAGAAAAACGCGGCTAA
- a CDS encoding pentapeptide repeat-containing protein — protein sequence MKKLLFTACCVLPLAIAPQVRAENLTHLSQLLSSRQCQNCQLTRSGLANARLDGADLRGADLRQANLSRADLSLADLRGANLTGASLVGANLAGADLEGAILDGADLREAYLAGANFTNTSLRTFYIARAVGLLDAPVSAEQLYQWGFVEGENKNYRMAIAYYDAAANREPDNGAIYLSRAIARYQLRDFAQAQQDATFAQTLFTSQGSTVGVDASQRLLDEIDLALNPKQDSGNTAGNILSAISSVLLRFFF from the coding sequence ATGAAAAAGCTACTCTTTACCGCCTGTTGTGTTTTGCCTTTGGCGATCGCCCCCCAGGTACGGGCCGAAAACCTAACCCACCTCAGCCAACTGCTATCAAGTCGTCAATGTCAGAATTGTCAACTGACCCGGAGCGGCCTTGCCAATGCCCGTTTAGATGGGGCTGACCTGCGGGGGGCGGATTTGCGTCAAGCGAACTTGAGTCGGGCAGATCTGAGCCTTGCGGATTTGCGGGGGGCCAATTTAACGGGAGCTTCTTTGGTGGGGGCCAACTTAGCCGGGGCTGACCTAGAAGGGGCTATTTTAGACGGCGCGGATCTCCGGGAAGCCTATTTAGCCGGAGCAAATTTTACCAATACTTCCCTGCGGACGTTCTACATTGCGCGGGCGGTAGGACTGTTGGATGCTCCCGTTTCGGCGGAGCAGCTTTATCAATGGGGCTTTGTGGAAGGGGAAAATAAAAATTACCGCATGGCGATCGCCTACTATGACGCCGCCGCTAACCGAGAACCTGACAATGGGGCCATTTATCTCTCCCGGGCGATCGCCCGCTACCAACTACGAGATTTTGCCCAGGCCCAACAGGATGCCACCTTTGCTCAGACCCTGTTCACCAGCCAAGGATCGACCGTTGGAGTGGATGCTAGTCAAAGGTTACTCGACGAAATTGACCTCGCCCTCAACCCGAAACAAGATTCTGGGAATACTGCTGGCAATATCCTCAGCGCCATTAGCTCCGTACTGTTACGCTTCTTCTTTTAA
- a CDS encoding NAD(+) kinase yields the protein MNLDQVIIAYKAGDPFAKKWAERCAHELEAQGSRILLGPSGFKDNPYPVFLASVSEPIDLAIVLGGDGTVLAAARHLSKENIPILAVNVGGHLGFLTEPFEQLENSQALWERLRNDTYAVETRMMLEAKICEGDRQDPEIVSETFYALNEMCVKPAAVDRMPTAVFEMEVDCTIVDQYHGDGLLVATSTGSTCYTASANGPIMHPGLEAIVVTPICPLSLSSRPIVLPARSNVDIWPLGDYDLNNKLWMDGALATSVWPGQWVNVQKAHCYCKFIILRETYSFYQTIRDKLQWAGSRIRYQNNHRN from the coding sequence GTGAACCTTGATCAAGTAATCATTGCCTATAAAGCGGGTGACCCCTTCGCTAAAAAATGGGCCGAACGCTGTGCCCACGAATTAGAAGCCCAGGGGAGTCGGATTTTGCTCGGCCCCAGCGGCTTTAAGGATAATCCTTACCCTGTGTTTTTGGCCTCGGTCAGTGAACCGATTGATCTCGCCATTGTCCTGGGGGGAGATGGCACCGTTTTAGCAGCAGCCCGTCACCTCTCTAAGGAAAATATTCCGATTTTGGCGGTGAATGTCGGCGGCCACCTGGGCTTTTTGACCGAACCTTTTGAGCAGCTTGAAAATAGTCAGGCCCTGTGGGAGCGACTCCGCAACGACACCTACGCGGTGGAAACCCGGATGATGTTAGAGGCCAAAATCTGTGAAGGCGATCGCCAAGATCCAGAAATTGTCAGCGAAACCTTCTATGCCCTCAATGAAATGTGTGTCAAACCCGCTGCCGTTGACCGGATGCCCACAGCCGTCTTTGAAATGGAAGTCGATTGCACCATTGTGGATCAGTACCACGGGGACGGGTTGTTGGTGGCAACTTCCACTGGGTCAACCTGTTACACTGCTTCTGCGAATGGGCCGATTATGCACCCTGGCCTAGAGGCGATCGTGGTAACGCCCATCTGTCCTTTGAGTCTGTCGAGTCGCCCGATTGTCTTGCCCGCCCGTTCCAATGTCGATATCTGGCCCCTCGGAGACTACGACCTGAACAACAAGCTCTGGATGGATGGGGCCTTGGCGACTTCAGTTTGGCCGGGCCAGTGGGTCAATGTCCAAAAAGCCCATTGCTACTGCAAATTCATTATCCTGCGGGAAACCTATTCGTTTTACCAAACCATTCGCGATAAGCTCCAGTGGGCCGGATCGCGGATCCGCTACCAGAATAATCACCGCAATTGA
- the sbcC gene encoding exonuclease subunit SbcC → MFVADSLPMTPLKLTLKNFLSYRDAVLDFTGFHTACICGPNGAGKSSLLEAVTWVIWGKSRTSSADDVIHMGEMDVRVDFELLCHQQVYRIIRMRSRGRGATLQFQVRSPTGDFTAITGKGIRETQELIDQEIKLDYDTFINSAYLRQGHADEFMVAKPADRKKILSDLLKLDRYESLAQLAKDKARSFKLKADLLEESLAPQTEQLRAKPQLEAELAAIEQTISEGKQRENQLQDQLQKIQAIAQQRQFLKNQVDTSQQQYQRRHQDLTRLSTQAQQLQQDLAQNTAILHQTDTIEAEYQRWQTLQQQEEQLNQKSQQYQDLQQEQQTIQQTIQTEENEGQRQIQQLEVQIQTLTQQQAAVQETLAIAPDLTTVLDQLKRTRNQINRLEAAHHQAQPLLQQRQQLENQISQAAEKLKLQLAASRQQQQNLAEKIAQIPQQRAELQRLDQTMADLDRQKKHLDQIQQQHLDVSTQQVRFQDAKRNCQTQLQELQQKLALLQQPGATCPLCEQNLDHDHHQNVMAKTQAQYSATEAEILTFQNELKRCDQLLRDYNQELTALDQVRSRYESYDQQMIRLEQAIETNQALEKELKQVEQELLNLERALRLEAYAEDLRAELAEVQHQLETLKYDESQLAIARETEKEYRWAELKEVELNQARQRLDTLQRELPQQEAALETQRHQLDQNRQTSPWQVHLTQLQEQLNALNYDRNAHQQLRQALQQGQIWQQRYLELGQAQRQQTSLEAQLQDLNQRQTVAQTELAQLEEQIVQLQENLDHLHADQGEINHLENQLQTCRQALETAITQRGQRQQSLENLQAIATAQKNSKTELKELRRQYRIHHELGQAFGKNGIQALMIENALPQLEAETNQILGRLTEHQFHVQFLTQKAKKGSKKTAAQMIDTLDIVIADARGTRAYETYSGGEAFRINFSIRLALAKLLAYRSGTTLQMLVIDEGFGTQDTEGCNRLIGAINAIAADFACILAVTHIPQFKEAFQSRIEVYKDQQGSQLQVNN, encoded by the coding sequence GTGTTTGTTGCCGACAGTCTGCCCATGACGCCCCTAAAGCTTACTCTGAAAAATTTCCTCAGTTACCGTGATGCTGTTCTAGATTTCACGGGCTTTCACACGGCCTGTATTTGTGGGCCAAATGGAGCTGGGAAATCATCCTTGTTAGAAGCGGTGACTTGGGTGATCTGGGGCAAAAGTCGCACCAGCAGTGCCGATGACGTGATCCACATGGGTGAAATGGATGTACGGGTTGATTTTGAGCTACTTTGTCACCAACAGGTTTATCGAATCATTCGAATGCGATCGCGGGGGCGAGGGGCGACTTTACAATTCCAAGTGCGATCGCCGACGGGGGACTTTACCGCAATTACGGGTAAGGGGATTCGGGAAACCCAAGAGCTCATCGACCAAGAGATCAAGCTAGACTACGACACGTTTATCAATTCCGCCTATCTACGTCAGGGCCACGCCGATGAATTTATGGTGGCCAAGCCCGCAGACCGCAAAAAGATTTTGAGTGATCTCCTCAAGCTTGACCGTTACGAAAGCCTCGCCCAACTTGCCAAGGACAAAGCAAGATCTTTTAAACTCAAGGCCGATCTTCTCGAAGAAAGCCTCGCGCCTCAAACTGAACAACTCCGGGCAAAACCCCAGCTAGAAGCAGAACTCGCCGCCATCGAACAGACCATTAGCGAAGGCAAGCAACGGGAAAACCAACTCCAGGATCAGCTCCAAAAAATCCAGGCGATCGCCCAACAACGGCAATTCCTAAAAAACCAAGTCGATACGTCCCAGCAACAGTACCAGCGCCGCCACCAAGACCTGACGCGCCTCAGCACCCAGGCCCAACAACTCCAACAGGATTTAGCGCAAAATACAGCGATCCTACACCAGACCGACACCATCGAAGCCGAATACCAACGTTGGCAGACCCTCCAGCAGCAGGAAGAACAGCTCAACCAAAAATCCCAGCAATACCAAGACCTCCAGCAGGAACAACAAACCATTCAGCAAACTATCCAGACCGAAGAAAACGAGGGACAACGGCAGATTCAGCAGCTAGAAGTACAGATCCAGACCCTCACCCAGCAGCAAGCCGCAGTCCAAGAAACCTTGGCGATCGCCCCCGACCTGACCACCGTCCTAGACCAACTAAAGCGCACCCGCAACCAGATCAATCGCCTCGAAGCCGCCCACCACCAAGCCCAACCCCTCCTCCAGCAACGGCAGCAGCTAGAAAACCAAATTAGTCAGGCCGCCGAAAAACTGAAGTTACAATTGGCCGCATCCCGACAGCAACAGCAAAACCTCGCGGAAAAAATTGCCCAAATTCCCCAACAGCGGGCGGAATTGCAACGCCTCGATCAAACCATGGCCGATCTAGACCGCCAGAAAAAACATCTAGACCAGATTCAGCAACAACACCTTGATGTTTCAACCCAACAAGTCCGCTTCCAGGACGCTAAACGCAACTGTCAAACGCAACTCCAGGAGCTCCAACAAAAACTTGCCCTGCTGCAACAACCGGGGGCGACTTGTCCCCTCTGCGAACAAAACCTCGACCATGACCACCACCAAAATGTGATGGCCAAAACCCAGGCCCAGTACAGTGCCACTGAAGCAGAAATTCTCACCTTCCAAAATGAACTTAAACGTTGCGATCAACTGCTGCGCGACTACAACCAGGAACTGACGGCCCTCGACCAAGTCCGGAGCCGCTATGAAAGCTATGACCAGCAGATGATCCGCCTGGAGCAGGCCATTGAAACGAACCAAGCCCTCGAAAAGGAATTGAAACAGGTAGAACAGGAATTACTCAACCTAGAACGCGCCCTCCGCCTGGAGGCCTACGCCGAGGATCTGCGGGCAGAATTGGCGGAAGTGCAGCACCAGTTAGAGACCCTGAAATATGATGAATCCCAATTGGCGATCGCCAGGGAAACTGAAAAAGAATACCGTTGGGCAGAACTCAAAGAGGTGGAATTAAACCAAGCGCGCCAACGCCTGGACACCCTCCAACGGGAACTCCCCCAACAAGAAGCAGCACTTGAAACCCAGCGCCATCAACTCGACCAAAATAGACAAACATCTCCCTGGCAAGTCCACCTCACGCAGCTCCAGGAACAGTTAAACGCTCTCAACTACGACCGTAACGCCCACCAACAACTCCGCCAAGCACTCCAGCAGGGGCAAATTTGGCAACAGCGTTACCTCGAACTGGGCCAAGCCCAACGGCAACAAACCAGCCTCGAAGCGCAACTACAGGATTTAAACCAGCGTCAAACGGTCGCCCAAACGGAGCTGGCGCAACTCGAAGAACAAATTGTGCAATTGCAGGAAAATTTAGACCATCTTCACGCTGATCAAGGGGAGATTAACCACCTAGAGAATCAATTGCAAACCTGTCGCCAAGCCCTAGAAACAGCAATTACCCAACGCGGCCAACGGCAACAATCCTTAGAAAATCTCCAGGCGATCGCCACCGCCCAGAAAAACAGCAAAACAGAACTCAAGGAACTGCGACGTCAATATCGTATTCACCACGAACTCGGTCAAGCCTTCGGTAAAAATGGGATTCAGGCCCTGATGATCGAAAATGCCCTGCCCCAACTAGAGGCCGAAACCAACCAAATCCTTGGTCGCCTCACAGAGCACCAATTCCATGTCCAGTTCCTCACCCAAAAAGCCAAGAAAGGCAGCAAAAAAACTGCCGCCCAGATGATCGACACCCTCGATATTGTCATTGCCGACGCCCGGGGCACCCGCGCCTACGAAACCTATTCCGGGGGGGAAGCATTCCGGATCAACTTTTCAATCCGCCTCGCTCTCGCAAAACTCTTAGCCTACCGTTCGGGCACCACCTTGCAAATGCTGGTCATCGATGAAGGCTTTGGCACCCAGGACACCGAAGGCTGTAACCGCTTAATCGGGGCGATCAATGCGATCGCCGCTGACTTTGCCTGTATCCTCGCTGTGACCCACATTCCCCAGTTCAAGGAAGCCTTTCAAAGCCGCATCGAAGTCTACAAAGATCAGCAGGGCTCCCAACTCCAGGTCAACAACTAA